A single genomic interval of Suncus etruscus isolate mSunEtr1 chromosome 10, mSunEtr1.pri.cur, whole genome shotgun sequence harbors:
- the FSBP gene encoding fibrinogen silencer-binding protein, with the protein MVGKARSSNFTLSEKLDLLKLVKPYVKILEEHTNKHSVIVEKNRCWDIIAVNYNAVGVDRPPRTAQGLRTLYKRLKEYAKQELLQQKETQSDFKSKISEPTRKVMEMIPQISSLCLVRDRNHIPSANLDEEAQAGSSSLQVMLDHHPVAFTVEVKQEEDTQPPLPLVANSQERDVLEQREHDLVHVMERSLSPSLSSEDMRMTLSPSSLPRREDLFRPENGSHFRAQLGYDPQVLQMLKQEHQIILENQKNFGLYVQEKRDGLKRRQELEEELLRAKIEVEKLKAIRLRHDLPEYNIL; encoded by the exons ATGGTAGGCAAGGCTAGATCTTCCAATTTCACCTTGTCTGAAAAGCTTGATCTGCTAAAGCTGGTGAAGCCCTATGTTAAGATCCTGGAAGAACACACTAACAAGCACTCAGTCATAGTGGAAAAGAACAGGTGCTGGGATATCATAGCCGTGAACTACAATGCAGTCGGAGTAGATCGCCCTCCTCGCACAGCCCAGGGCCTACGCACCCTTTACAAAAGGCTCAAAGAATATGCTAAACAAGAGCTGTTGCAGCAAAAAGAGACCCAATcagattttaaaagcaaaatttctGAGCCAACCAGGAAAGTTATGGAGATGATCCCCCAGATTTCCAGTTTATGCCTGGTAAGAGACAGGAACCACATACCAAG TGCAAACTTGGATGAGGAAGCACAGGCGGGTTCCAGTTCCCTACAGGTAATGTTGGACCACCATCCAGTTGCTTTCACTGTGGAAGTGAAGCAAGAAGAAGACACTCAGCCCCCTCTTCCACTGGTTGCAAATTCTCAAGAAAGAGACGTTTTAGAGCAAAGAGAACATGACTTGGTCCATGTCATGGAAAGATCGCTGTCACCGTCGCTGTCCTCTGAAGACATGAGAATGACCTTGTCCCCGTCATCCCTCCCGAGGAGAGAGGATTTATTCCGACCTGAGAACGGCAGCCACTTTAGGGCACAGCTAGGGTACGATCCTCAGGTGCTACAAATGTTGAAGCAGGAGCATCAGATAATtctagaaaatcaaaaaaatttcgGATTGTATGTTCAGGAGAAGAGAGATGGACTGAAAAGAAGGCAAGAACTTGAGGAAGAGCTGCTGAGAGCAAAAATCGAAGTGGAAAAGCTGAAGGCAATTCGCTTACGGCATGATCTGCCCGAGTATAACAttctctaa